In Duganella zoogloeoides, a single genomic region encodes these proteins:
- a CDS encoding L-serine ammonia-lyase, translating into MDMSVFDLFKIGIGPSSSHTVGPMVAARRFLLDCAPLDDAVSVTAELYGSLALTGVGHATDKAVILGLMGETPQGVVPTQVDAQLAAAEAAGQLALLGGHMVPFKRGVNLVFHMAESLAEHPNGMRFTLTRADGSTTSKVYYSVGGGFIREEGEAQQAAPDTARPVLPYPFDTMDQLLAHGQASGLTIPQMLRANECARLGNAELDAGIDRIWHVMRDCINHGLETAGILPGGLQVKRRAARLWQQAQSNVVPANHLPHDALHQVSLYAMAVNEENAAGGRVVTAPTNGAAGIIPAVLRYYAEDCKPSDPVTGIRDFMLTAAAIGMLCKRNASISGAEVGCQGEVGVACAMAAAGLVAALGGTNLQIENAAEIGIEHHLGMTCDPIGGLVQIPCIERNGMGAVKAITAASLALKGDGTHFVSLDEVIETMRQTGADMQAKYKETSLGGLAIHVITVNHAAC; encoded by the coding sequence ATGGACATGAGCGTATTCGATCTGTTCAAGATCGGCATAGGACCGTCGAGTTCCCACACGGTGGGACCGATGGTGGCGGCGCGCCGCTTTTTGCTGGACTGCGCGCCGCTCGATGACGCCGTCAGCGTCACCGCCGAGCTGTATGGCTCGCTGGCGCTGACCGGCGTGGGCCACGCCACCGACAAGGCGGTGATCCTGGGCCTGATGGGTGAAACCCCGCAGGGCGTGGTGCCGACGCAGGTCGATGCGCAACTGGCCGCCGCCGAAGCGGCCGGCCAGCTGGCGCTGCTGGGCGGGCACATGGTGCCGTTCAAGCGCGGCGTCAACCTGGTCTTTCACATGGCCGAGTCGCTGGCCGAGCACCCGAACGGCATGCGTTTCACGCTCACCCGCGCCGACGGTTCGACCACCAGCAAGGTGTATTACTCGGTGGGCGGCGGCTTTATCCGCGAGGAAGGGGAGGCGCAGCAGGCGGCGCCCGATACCGCGCGCCCCGTGCTGCCATACCCGTTCGACACCATGGACCAGCTGCTGGCGCACGGCCAGGCCAGCGGCCTGACGATTCCGCAGATGTTGCGCGCCAACGAGTGCGCGCGCCTGGGCAACGCCGAACTCGATGCCGGCATCGACCGCATCTGGCACGTCATGCGCGACTGTATCAACCACGGCCTGGAAACCGCCGGCATCCTGCCGGGCGGCCTGCAGGTCAAGCGCCGCGCGGCGCGGTTATGGCAGCAGGCGCAATCGAATGTAGTGCCGGCGAATCACCTGCCGCACGACGCGCTGCACCAGGTCAGCCTGTACGCGATGGCGGTCAACGAGGAAAACGCTGCCGGCGGGCGTGTGGTCACGGCGCCCACCAACGGCGCGGCCGGCATCATCCCGGCGGTGCTGCGCTACTACGCGGAGGACTGCAAACCAAGCGATCCGGTCACCGGCATCCGCGACTTCATGCTCACGGCAGCCGCCATCGGCATGCTGTGCAAGCGCAACGCGTCGATCTCGGGCGCCGAAGTCGGCTGCCAGGGCGAGGTGGGCGTGGCGTGCGCGATGGCCGCTGCCGGCCTGGTGGCGGCGCTGGGCGGCACCAACCTGCAAATTGAAAACGCCGCCGAAATCGGCATCGAGCATCACCTGGGCATGACGTGCGATCCGATCGGCGGCCTGGTGCAGATTCCGTGCATCGAGCGCAATGGCATGGGCGCGGTCAAGGCAATTACCGCCGCGTCGCTGGCGCTCAAGGGCGACGGCACCCACTTCGTCAGTCTCGACGAGGTGATCGAGACCATGCGCCAGACCGGCGCCGACATGCAGGCCAAGTACAAGGAAACCTCGCTGGGCGGTCTCGCCATCCACGTCATCACCGTCAACCACGCTGCCTGCTGA
- a CDS encoding putative bifunctional diguanylate cyclase/phosphodiesterase, translated as MKLPVSRQPAPRQFVNILWACFGALFVVTIAFLLYVWTEKRIDHANQQRYASRTLIEELRQSSDDLTRMARSYVVTGDPQYRRHYQEIIDIRDGRAPRPQGYDNVYWDLVVESGRRPRQPGAAVPLMDLLREAGFTAAELRLLTRAKDESDRLTGIENKALAMRDFGGDDPDALAAARAMLFDASYHRAKAAIMLPIAQVTESVEHRTLRAVQNTALQANGARLGFILFALVLVALLWRAKRRLDATLGCSVDQLQQEIRRLGRGDITEPPPVPDHARDSVLAWLAETRHNLVRVDQERTDALARARRLGKLYAALSQCNQAIVRSRDEQELFDSVCDAVVSHGGMSLAWIGLIDPASLRVTPVAGAGDHIDYLNAQHISVDPALPEGRGPVAAAYRDDAPFWCQDFGQTPQSPQWRKHFERCGWRAAMSIPLHRDGAITGFFSAYSTATGAFDPEVQSLFIEMASDIDYALKNFDRERQREQTDQRIQYLAHFDTLTGLPNRAQLQEHTLQSLERARIHRTPLALMMLDLDHFKDINDSLGHSVGDGLLCELAKRLGHAIREGDMVARLGGDEFIFVLQGAGAQEATDAARRVMELIAQPFRVGIHDLKVTASIGIALCPDDGDDMENLLQRADAAMYQVKRAGRHDYRLFTAAMHLRAARHLQLVNLLRYAIERDQLRVVYQPQVSLLDQRIVGAEALLRWSTPELGDISPVEFIPAAEDSGLILQIGAWVLRQAVRQARAWLDAGLAPLVMAVNLSATQFRNTDLPELVSQILFEEGLPPEYLELELTEGVALHDPQGAITMMNHLHERGIRMSIDDFGTGYSSLSHLKKFKVYKLKIDKSFVRDISTDAEDKAIVSAIINMARSLGLKTIAEGVETAEQLAFLQQQHCDEMQGYYFSKPVAPLEFQGLLEGGKLL; from the coding sequence ATGAAGTTGCCAGTTTCCCGTCAGCCCGCGCCCAGGCAGTTCGTCAACATCCTGTGGGCCTGTTTCGGCGCCCTGTTCGTCGTCACCATCGCCTTCCTGCTCTACGTCTGGACCGAAAAGCGCATCGACCACGCCAACCAGCAGCGCTACGCCTCGCGTACGCTGATCGAGGAGCTGCGCCAGTCTTCCGACGACCTCACCCGCATGGCGCGCAGCTACGTGGTCACCGGCGATCCGCAATACCGCCGCCATTACCAGGAAATCATCGACATCCGCGACGGCCGCGCGCCGCGCCCGCAGGGCTACGACAATGTGTATTGGGACCTGGTCGTCGAAAGCGGCCGGCGTCCGCGCCAGCCCGGCGCCGCCGTGCCCCTGATGGACCTGCTGCGCGAGGCCGGCTTTACGGCGGCAGAACTGCGCCTGCTCACGCGCGCCAAGGACGAATCGGACCGCCTGACCGGGATCGAGAACAAGGCGCTGGCCATGCGCGACTTCGGCGGTGACGATCCCGACGCGCTCGCTGCCGCCCGCGCCATGCTGTTCGATGCCAGCTACCACCGCGCCAAGGCCGCCATCATGCTGCCGATTGCCCAGGTGACCGAGAGCGTGGAACACCGTACCCTGCGCGCGGTGCAGAACACGGCGCTGCAAGCCAATGGCGCGCGCCTCGGCTTCATCCTGTTCGCGCTGGTGCTGGTAGCGCTGCTGTGGCGCGCCAAGCGCCGGCTCGATGCCACCCTGGGGTGCTCGGTGGACCAGTTGCAGCAGGAGATCCGCCGACTGGGGCGCGGCGACATCACCGAACCGCCGCCGGTACCTGACCATGCGCGCGACAGCGTGCTGGCATGGCTGGCCGAAACCCGCCACAACCTGGTGCGGGTGGACCAGGAACGCACCGACGCCCTGGCCCGGGCCCGGCGCCTGGGCAAGCTGTACGCGGCGCTCAGCCAGTGCAACCAGGCCATCGTGCGCAGCCGCGACGAGCAGGAGCTGTTCGACAGCGTGTGCGACGCCGTGGTCTCGCACGGCGGCATGTCGCTGGCCTGGATCGGCCTGATCGATCCCGCATCGCTGCGGGTGACGCCGGTGGCCGGCGCCGGTGACCATATCGACTACCTCAATGCACAGCATATCTCGGTCGATCCGGCACTGCCGGAAGGTCGCGGCCCGGTCGCCGCCGCGTATCGCGACGACGCGCCGTTCTGGTGCCAGGATTTCGGGCAGACGCCGCAGTCGCCGCAGTGGCGCAAGCATTTCGAGCGCTGCGGCTGGCGTGCAGCCATGTCGATTCCGCTGCATCGCGACGGCGCCATCACGGGTTTTTTCTCGGCCTACTCCACCGCGACCGGCGCCTTCGACCCCGAGGTGCAGTCGCTGTTCATCGAGATGGCCAGCGACATCGACTATGCGTTGAAAAACTTCGACCGCGAACGCCAGCGCGAACAGACCGACCAGCGCATCCAGTATCTGGCCCACTTCGACACCCTCACCGGCCTGCCCAACCGCGCCCAATTGCAGGAGCACACGCTGCAATCGCTGGAACGCGCACGCATTCATCGCACGCCGCTGGCATTGATGATGCTGGACCTCGACCATTTCAAGGACATCAACGACTCGCTGGGCCACAGCGTGGGCGACGGGCTGCTGTGCGAGCTGGCCAAGCGCCTCGGCCATGCGATCCGCGAGGGCGACATGGTGGCGCGCCTGGGCGGCGACGAATTCATCTTCGTGCTGCAAGGCGCCGGCGCCCAGGAAGCCACCGATGCGGCGCGGCGCGTGATGGAACTGATCGCCCAGCCGTTCCGGGTGGGCATCCATGATCTGAAAGTGACGGCGTCGATCGGCATCGCGCTGTGCCCCGACGACGGCGACGACATGGAAAACCTGCTGCAGCGCGCCGACGCCGCCATGTACCAGGTCAAGCGCGCCGGCCGCCACGACTACCGCCTGTTTACCGCCGCCATGCACCTGCGTGCGGCGCGCCACCTGCAGCTGGTCAACCTGCTGCGCTATGCGATCGAGCGCGACCAGCTGCGCGTGGTCTATCAACCGCAGGTGTCGCTACTCGACCAGCGCATCGTCGGCGCCGAAGCGCTGCTGCGCTGGAGTACGCCGGAACTGGGCGACATCTCGCCGGTAGAATTCATCCCCGCCGCCGAAGACAGCGGCCTGATACTGCAGATCGGCGCCTGGGTGCTGCGCCAGGCGGTGCGCCAGGCGCGGGCGTGGCTCGACGCGGGCCTGGCGCCGCTGGTGATGGCAGTGAACCTGTCCGCCACCCAGTTCCGCAACACCGACCTGCCGGAACTGGTGTCGCAAATCCTGTTCGAGGAAGGTCTGCCGCCCGAGTACCTGGAGCTGGAACTGACCGAAGGCGTGGCCCTCCACGACCCGCAGGGCGCAATCACCATGATGAATCACCTGCACGAGCGCGGCATACGGATGTCGATCGACGACTTCGGCACCGGTTACTCGTCGCTGAGCCACCTGAAGAAATTCAAGGTTTATAAATTGAAGATCGACAAGTCGTTCGTGCGCGACATCAGCACCGATGCCGAGGACAAGGCGATCGTCAGCGCCATCATCAACATGGCGCGGAGCCTGGGATTGAAGACGATTGCAGAGGGAGTGGAGACGGCGGAGCAGCTGGCGTTTTTACAGCAGCAGCATTGCGACGAAATGCAGGGTTACTACTTCAGCAAGCCCGTGGCGCCGCTGGAGTTCCAGGGCTTGCTCGAAGGTGGCAAACTGCTCTGA
- the thrC gene encoding threonine synthase, translating into MQYVSTRAASSPAASSNSQQFSDILLGGLATDGGLFLPAEYPQVTGAEIDAWRKLSYAELAFEILRKFATDIPEADLRALTAKTYTQEVYCNARPDDDAARITPLRVLEEGNGTKLMLQALSNGPTLAFKDMAMQLLGNLFEYALAKQKAELNIFGATSGDTGSAAEYAMRGKQGIRVFMLSPHEKMSAFQTAQMFSLQDPNIYNIAIEGVFDDAQDMVKAVSNDLDFKTRHKIGTVNSINWARVVAQVVYYFRGYLEATTANNQKVSFTVPSGNFGNICAGHIARMMGLPIDKLVAATNENDVLDEFFRTGVYRVRKSSETYHTSSPSMDISKASNFERFVYELVGRDGDRTRALFHKVETHGGFDLSGKPGSDGDEFKLVSKYGFKSGKSTHDDRLDTIRDVADDYGIVIDTHTADGIKVAREHLQPGVPMIVLETALAAKFNETILDALGEDAERPQGFENIEDLPQKFVVMKADVEAMKAYIAANTGL; encoded by the coding sequence ATGCAATACGTCTCTACCCGCGCCGCCTCTTCGCCGGCCGCATCGTCGAACTCCCAACAATTCTCGGACATTCTGCTCGGCGGTCTGGCCACCGACGGCGGCCTGTTCCTGCCGGCCGAGTACCCGCAGGTGACCGGCGCCGAAATCGATGCCTGGCGCAAGCTGTCGTACGCCGAACTGGCGTTTGAAATCCTGCGCAAATTCGCCACCGATATTCCGGAAGCTGACCTGCGCGCGCTCACCGCCAAAACGTATACGCAAGAGGTGTACTGCAACGCCCGTCCCGATGACGACGCGGCGCGCATCACGCCGCTGCGCGTGCTGGAAGAGGGCAATGGCACCAAGTTGATGCTGCAAGCGCTGTCGAACGGCCCCACGCTGGCGTTCAAGGACATGGCCATGCAACTGCTGGGCAACCTGTTCGAATACGCGCTGGCCAAGCAGAAGGCGGAACTGAACATCTTCGGCGCCACCTCCGGCGATACCGGCAGCGCGGCCGAATACGCGATGCGCGGCAAGCAGGGCATCCGCGTGTTCATGCTGTCGCCGCACGAAAAAATGAGCGCGTTCCAGACCGCCCAGATGTTCAGCCTGCAGGATCCCAACATCTACAACATCGCCATCGAAGGCGTGTTCGACGACGCCCAGGACATGGTCAAGGCGGTTTCGAACGACCTCGACTTCAAGACGCGCCACAAGATCGGTACCGTCAACTCGATCAACTGGGCCCGCGTAGTGGCGCAGGTGGTGTACTACTTCCGCGGCTACCTCGAAGCGACCACGGCAAACAACCAGAAAGTGTCGTTCACGGTCCCGTCGGGTAACTTCGGCAATATCTGCGCCGGCCACATCGCCCGCATGATGGGCCTGCCGATCGACAAGCTGGTGGCCGCCACCAACGAAAACGACGTGCTCGACGAATTCTTCCGCACCGGCGTGTACCGCGTGCGCAAGTCGTCCGAGACCTATCACACCAGCAGCCCGTCGATGGACATCTCCAAGGCGTCCAACTTCGAGCGCTTCGTCTATGAACTGGTGGGCCGCGATGGCGACCGCACCCGCGCGCTGTTCCACAAGGTGGAAACCCACGGCGGCTTCGATCTGTCCGGCAAACCGGGCAGCGACGGCGACGAGTTCAAACTGGTGTCCAAGTACGGCTTCAAGTCGGGCAAATCCACCCACGACGACCGCCTCGACACCATCCGCGACGTGGCCGACGACTACGGCATCGTGATCGACACCCACACCGCCGACGGCATCAAGGTGGCGCGCGAACACCTGCAACCGGGCGTGCCGATGATCGTGCTGGAAACCGCGCTGGCCGCCAAGTTCAACGAGACCATCCTCGACGCGCTGGGCGAAGACGCCGAACGTCCGCAAGGCTTCGAAAATATCGAGGACCTGCCACAGAAATTCGTGGTCATGAAGGCCGACGTGGAGGCGATGAAAGCCTACATCGCCGCCAACACCGGCCTGTGA
- a CDS encoding molybdopterin molybdotransferase MoeA, whose product MHAPKPMLTMAEALAQMLAAARPVADIETVPTLEANGRVLAEAQVSGMNVPGQDNTQMDGYAVRAADCISGHAVLKVSQRIPAGRVGQPLQAGTAARIFTGALIPQGADAVVMQEQCEVGGADGDTVIIRHTPKAGEWIRRAGEDITSGSTILPAGARLRSQELGLAASVGLATLPVRRKLRVAVFFTGDELTMPGEPLAPGAIYNSNRFTLRALLENLGCEITDFGIVPDTLDATRAVLRDCANGHDLIITSGGVSVGEEDHVKPAVEAEGRLTMWQIAIKPGKPLAFGEVGQAAFVGLPGNPVSSFITFLMFVRPFILRLQGVQGTVAPRAFTMRADFNLPKADRRNEFLRARINAGGGLEPFRNQSSGVLTSTVWGDGVIDNPPNRTIAEGDLVRFIPFSELMS is encoded by the coding sequence ATGCACGCCCCCAAGCCGATGCTGACCATGGCCGAGGCGCTGGCGCAGATGCTGGCCGCCGCCCGTCCGGTGGCCGACATCGAGACCGTGCCCACGCTCGAGGCCAACGGCCGCGTGCTGGCCGAGGCCCAGGTCTCCGGCATGAACGTGCCCGGCCAGGACAACACGCAGATGGACGGCTACGCCGTGCGCGCGGCCGACTGCATCAGCGGTCACGCCGTGCTCAAGGTGTCGCAGCGCATCCCGGCCGGCCGTGTCGGCCAGCCTTTGCAGGCCGGTACCGCCGCGCGCATCTTCACGGGCGCGCTGATTCCCCAAGGGGCCGATGCAGTCGTGATGCAGGAGCAGTGCGAAGTGGGCGGCGCCGACGGCGACACCGTCATCATTCGCCACACGCCGAAAGCGGGCGAGTGGATACGCCGTGCCGGCGAAGACATCACCAGCGGCAGCACCATCCTGCCGGCCGGCGCGCGCCTGCGCAGCCAGGAGCTGGGCCTGGCCGCATCGGTCGGCCTGGCAACGCTGCCGGTGCGGCGCAAGCTGCGCGTGGCCGTGTTCTTTACCGGCGACGAGCTGACCATGCCCGGCGAACCGCTGGCGCCCGGCGCCATCTACAACTCCAACCGTTTTACGCTGCGCGCGTTGCTGGAAAACCTCGGTTGCGAGATCACCGATTTCGGTATCGTGCCCGATACACTGGATGCCACCCGCGCCGTACTGCGTGACTGCGCCAATGGCCACGACCTGATCATCACGTCGGGCGGGGTGTCGGTGGGCGAGGAAGACCATGTCAAGCCGGCCGTGGAGGCGGAAGGGCGCCTCACCATGTGGCAAATTGCCATCAAGCCCGGCAAGCCGCTGGCGTTTGGCGAAGTGGGGCAGGCCGCCTTCGTGGGCTTGCCCGGCAACCCGGTGTCGAGTTTCATCACGTTTTTGATGTTCGTGCGGCCGTTCATCCTGCGCCTGCAAGGCGTGCAGGGCACGGTGGCGCCGCGCGCGTTTACCATGCGGGCGGACTTCAATCTGCCCAAGGCCGACCGCCGCAACGAGTTCCTGCGCGCGCGCATCAACGCCGGCGGCGGGCTGGAACCGTTCCGCAACCAGAGTTCGGGCGTGCTCACGTCCACCGTCTGGGGCGACGGCGTGATCGACAATCCCCCCAACCGCACCATCGCCGAAGGCGACCTGGTCCGGTTCATCCCGTTCAGCGAGTTGATGTCCTGA
- the moaD gene encoding molybdopterin converting factor subunit 1: MAVTVKFFASVREAVGVSSDTLVLPVEVATVGDLREHLSARGANWRGALASPALRMACNQVMCDAATPVPDGAEVAFFPPVTGG; encoded by the coding sequence ATGGCGGTTACCGTAAAATTTTTTGCCAGCGTGCGCGAAGCCGTGGGCGTTTCCAGCGACACCCTGGTTCTGCCGGTGGAAGTGGCCACGGTGGGCGACCTGCGCGAGCACCTGTCCGCGCGCGGCGCCAACTGGCGCGGTGCGCTGGCCAGTCCGGCATTGCGCATGGCCTGCAACCAGGTGATGTGCGATGCCGCCACCCCGGTGCCGGACGGCGCGGAAGTGGCGTTTTTCCCGCCGGTGACGGGCGGTTAG
- a CDS encoding TIGR03862 family flavoprotein → MQPSVPSFRVAVIGGGPAGLMAAETLAQGGAQVDVYDAMASVGRKFLLAGRGGMNITHAEPYADFVTRYGAQAASLRPMLDAFGPEAVRAWIHGLGVQTFVGSSNRVFPTDMKAAPLLRAWLHRLREHGVRFHMRHRWTGWRSADGALVFETPDGELTVRADAVVLALGGGSWARLGSDGAWIPLLQARGVAVAPLVPANCGFDVDWSAHFSERYAGEPLTTVAITSVGADGREFRRQGQFVVTAGGVEGSLIYALSAAMRDQIAASGHTTMYLDLLPDLVPERVLDEVARPRGARSLASHLQSRLGLKGVKAGLLRECLDKESYGDPHLLAHAIKRLPVRLVRPRPIDEAISSAGGVMWQALDGAMLKAAPGVFVAGEMVDWEAPTGGYLLTACFASGMAAGRDALAWLDNPHGQAGDCPAELLNR, encoded by the coding sequence ATGCAGCCTAGTGTGCCATCTTTTCGCGTCGCCGTCATCGGCGGCGGCCCGGCGGGCCTGATGGCCGCCGAAACCCTGGCGCAGGGCGGGGCGCAGGTCGATGTGTACGATGCCATGGCCTCGGTCGGCCGCAAGTTCCTGCTGGCCGGTCGCGGCGGCATGAACATCACCCACGCCGAGCCGTATGCCGATTTCGTCACCCGCTATGGCGCGCAGGCCGCGTCGCTGCGCCCGATGCTCGACGCTTTCGGCCCCGAGGCCGTGCGCGCGTGGATCCACGGCCTCGGTGTGCAGACCTTTGTCGGCAGTTCCAACCGGGTGTTCCCTACCGATATGAAGGCCGCACCCCTGCTGCGGGCCTGGCTGCACCGGCTGCGCGAGCACGGCGTGCGGTTTCACATGCGCCATCGCTGGACGGGCTGGCGCAGCGCCGACGGCGCGCTGGTATTCGAGACGCCCGATGGCGAGTTGACCGTGCGGGCCGATGCCGTGGTGCTGGCCCTGGGCGGCGGCAGCTGGGCGCGGCTCGGCTCGGACGGCGCCTGGATTCCGCTGCTGCAGGCGCGTGGCGTGGCGGTAGCGCCCCTGGTTCCGGCCAACTGCGGCTTCGACGTGGACTGGAGCGCGCATTTCAGCGAGCGTTACGCCGGCGAGCCGCTGACCACGGTGGCAATCACCTCGGTCGGTGCGGACGGGCGCGAGTTCCGCCGCCAGGGCCAGTTCGTGGTGACTGCCGGCGGCGTGGAGGGCAGCCTGATTTATGCGCTGTCGGCCGCGATGCGCGACCAGATCGCCGCCAGCGGCCACACGACGATGTATCTCGACCTGCTGCCCGACCTGGTGCCGGAACGGGTGCTCGATGAAGTGGCGCGCCCGCGCGGCGCCCGTTCGCTGGCCAGCCACCTGCAAAGCAGGCTCGGCCTCAAGGGCGTCAAGGCGGGGCTGCTGCGCGAGTGCCTCGATAAGGAATCGTATGGCGATCCGCACTTGCTGGCGCACGCGATCAAGCGCCTGCCAGTGCGGCTCGTGCGTCCGCGCCCGATCGACGAGGCGATCAGCAGCGCCGGCGGCGTGATGTGGCAGGCGCTCGATGGCGCCATGCTCAAGGCTGCGCCGGGGGTGTTCGTGGCGGGCGAGATGGTCGATTGGGAGGCGCCGACCGGCGGCTATCTGCTCACCGCGTGCTTTGCCAGCGGCATGGCGGCGGGCCGCGACGCCCTGGCATGGCTGGACAACCCGCACGGCCAAGCAGGCGACTGCCCCGCAGAACTGCTGAACCGCTGA
- a CDS encoding head GIN domain-containing protein has protein sequence MRSLMKIGFSLLLFSFVLIGITYSMLKSYGAANPASSAGRSLSSETRSINAMATVVDITGPIDLILTQGPVASLKVRGEQRSLANIGTEQDGRDLHIGTKGMLLNPRHRLQVELVLPQLEELSVRSSGNVKVSGFNGERMDLQLQGSGDVAFNGRYRKLSAAVHGSGNLALNAGSGQHVELELLGSGRITAAGSCQVMEMQLAGSGTLDARHLAADRVEVLLKGSGTGHVFARKAANLELQGSGNLTVYGNPDQREISRKGSGSVHWE, from the coding sequence ATGCGTTCCCTGATGAAAATCGGCTTCAGCCTGCTGCTGTTTTCCTTCGTGCTGATCGGCATCACCTACAGCATGCTGAAATCGTACGGCGCCGCCAACCCGGCCAGCAGCGCCGGCCGCTCGCTGTCGAGCGAAACCCGCAGCATCAACGCCATGGCCACGGTGGTCGATATCACCGGCCCGATCGACCTGATACTGACCCAGGGCCCTGTCGCCTCGCTCAAGGTGCGCGGCGAGCAGCGCTCGCTGGCCAATATCGGCACCGAGCAGGACGGCCGCGACCTGCACATCGGCACCAAGGGCATGTTGCTTAACCCGCGCCACCGCTTGCAGGTGGAGCTGGTGCTGCCGCAACTGGAGGAACTCTCGGTGCGCAGCAGCGGCAACGTCAAGGTCAGCGGCTTTAACGGTGAGCGCATGGACCTGCAATTGCAGGGTTCGGGCGATGTGGCCTTCAACGGCCGCTATCGCAAGCTCAGTGCGGCCGTGCATGGCAGCGGCAACCTTGCGCTCAATGCCGGCAGCGGCCAGCACGTGGAACTGGAATTGCTGGGTTCGGGCCGCATCACGGCCGCCGGCAGCTGCCAGGTGATGGAGATGCAGCTGGCCGGCTCCGGCACGCTCGACGCGCGCCACCTGGCGGCGGACCGGGTGGAAGTACTGCTCAAGGGTTCGGGCACCGGCCACGTATTCGCCCGCAAAGCTGCCAATCTCGAGTTGCAGGGCAGCGGCAACCTGACCGTGTACGGCAACCCGGATCAGCGTGAGATCAGCCGCAAGGGGTCGGGTTCGGTGCATTGGGAGTAA
- a CDS encoding DUF1700 domain-containing protein, whose amino-acid sequence MKPDSSRQPSPPRHIIRTVGSAIGLAIFNLFMVIPAAVYASLLLAVYLSAFSFYIGGVAVTASGLSGQNELALQGPIRQVMALTNSRFDTRAEEEEAMGWKVAITGRGIQVFRDADAGGAGNDAATGSRNARIWDRAEAVATGDMTITTDFDGGARTTQTLIGLGLVLGGIGLCLVCIVLTRYTVVGMRRYAAMNVSLLRGH is encoded by the coding sequence ATGAAACCCGATTCCTCGCGCCAACCGTCACCGCCGCGCCACATCATCCGGACCGTCGGCTCGGCCATCGGTCTGGCCATCTTTAACCTGTTCATGGTGATTCCGGCGGCGGTGTATGCGTCGCTGCTGCTGGCGGTGTACCTGTCGGCGTTCAGTTTTTACATCGGTGGCGTGGCAGTGACGGCCAGCGGCCTGTCGGGACAAAACGAACTGGCGCTGCAAGGCCCGATCCGCCAGGTGATGGCGCTGACCAATTCGCGCTTCGATACGCGCGCAGAGGAAGAAGAGGCCATGGGCTGGAAAGTGGCGATCACCGGGCGCGGCATCCAGGTGTTCCGCGACGCCGACGCTGGCGGCGCCGGCAACGATGCTGCTACCGGCAGCCGCAACGCCCGCATCTGGGACCGCGCCGAAGCCGTGGCCACCGGCGACATGACGATTACCACCGATTTCGACGGTGGCGCCCGCACCACCCAGACCCTGATCGGCCTCGGACTGGTGCTGGGCGGCATCGGCCTGTGCCTGGTCTGCATCGTGCTCACCCGCTACACGGTAGTGGGCATGCGCCGCTACGCCGCCATGAACGTCTCGCTGCTGCGCGGACACTGA